Proteins from one Deinococcus actinosclerus genomic window:
- a CDS encoding GNAT family N-acetyltransferase — protein MITVTPLAAREWDAAAAILTGANPHEPLTGAEYRRQMQEQQDWGYGWAALVARAGAEVLGVAGYHQNPGSFHPRRYALDLAVAPGAQGRGVGAALWTALDASLRARGTESARLLAREDHPVAPGFLTRRGFRGDRRYFMSTLRVPDFDPAPYAALEARVRARGVRIRSLADLRAAGTPELTGRLHALMSDVRQDVPRAEPATPLSRAVFEDAVLGDPGLLPDAYLIAEVDGTWIGQTACFRSGASPDLLTGLTGVTRPWRGQGVATALKLAAIRAARAHGAPVIRTDNASDNAPMLAINDRLGFVRGPASVSYVIHFG, from the coding sequence ATGATCACCGTGACCCCGCTGGCGGCGCGCGAGTGGGACGCGGCGGCCGCCATCCTGACCGGCGCGAACCCGCACGAGCCCCTGACTGGCGCGGAGTACCGCCGCCAGATGCAGGAGCAGCAGGACTGGGGGTACGGCTGGGCCGCGCTCGTGGCGCGGGCCGGGGCCGAGGTGCTGGGCGTGGCCGGATACCACCAGAATCCCGGCTCGTTCCACCCGCGCCGCTACGCGCTGGATCTGGCAGTCGCGCCGGGCGCGCAGGGACGCGGGGTGGGCGCGGCGCTCTGGACGGCGCTGGACGCCAGTCTGCGCGCGCGGGGGACCGAGTCCGCCCGCCTCCTGGCGCGCGAGGATCACCCGGTCGCGCCGGGCTTCCTGACCCGCCGGGGCTTTCGCGGGGACAGGCGGTACTTCATGTCCACCCTTCGGGTCCCGGACTTCGACCCGGCCCCGTACGCCGCCCTGGAAGCCCGCGTGCGCGCCCGGGGTGTCCGCATCCGCTCGCTGGCCGACCTGCGCGCCGCCGGCACGCCGGAGCTCACGGGTCGTCTGCACGCCCTGATGAGCGACGTGCGGCAGGACGTTCCGCGCGCCGAACCCGCCACGCCCCTGAGCCGCGCCGTGTTCGAGGACGCGGTGCTGGGCGACCCCGGCCTCCTCCCGGACGCGTACCTGATCGCCGAGGTGGACGGGACCTGGATCGGGCAGACCGCCTGCTTCCGCAGCGGCGCCAGCCCCGACCTGCTGACCGGCCTGACCGGCGTGACCCGCCCCTGGCGTGGGCAGGGCGTCGCCACGGCGCTGAAACTCGCCGCGATCCGCGCGGCCCGCGCCCACGGGGCCCCCGTCATCCGCACCGACAACGCCAGCGACAACGCCCCCATGCTCGCCATCAACGACCGCCTGGGCTTCGTGCGCGGTCCGGCCAGCGTGTCCTACGTGATCCACTTCGGGTGA
- a CDS encoding M20 family metallopeptidase, translated as MTSTPPALSALLADLKLLTDLESPSTDPAAVQRVMDLVEGWARDLGAETHALGGGTRVFRFGVQPGAADKAADKPVLVLTHADTVWPHGTLEQMPWRVDGDRLHGPGTYDMKAGIVGLFHALRALNGEWPRGGITVLLSPDEEIGSPSSREHIERAAHDSRVALVVEPPVADTHALKTGRKGTGSYVLTFTGAASHAGNKPEEGASAITAAAQATLELQALASPQDGTTLSVGLIRGGSAVNVIPAHAALEIDLRVSTLAEAERIDAAVHAWQPRDARVTVQVTGGLNRPPFERGEGTLALYEQARAVAQALGFDLTHAVVGGGSDGNFTAPIIPTLDGLGAPGDGAHAQHEHVRLDRWPDHVRLLTELLRRV; from the coding sequence ATGACCTCCACTCCTCCGGCCCTGTCGGCGCTGCTGGCCGACCTGAAACTGCTGACTGACCTGGAATCGCCCTCCACCGACCCGGCGGCCGTCCAGCGGGTCATGGACCTCGTCGAGGGCTGGGCGCGCGACCTGGGCGCCGAGACGCACGCGCTGGGCGGCGGCACCCGCGTGTTCCGCTTCGGCGTGCAGCCCGGCGCGGCCGACAAGGCCGCCGACAAACCCGTGCTGGTCCTCACGCACGCCGATACCGTCTGGCCGCACGGCACGCTGGAGCAGATGCCCTGGCGAGTGGACGGCGACCGCCTGCACGGGCCCGGCACCTACGACATGAAGGCCGGCATCGTGGGCCTGTTTCACGCGCTGCGCGCCCTGAACGGCGAGTGGCCGCGCGGCGGGATCACGGTGCTGCTCTCCCCGGACGAGGAGATCGGCAGCCCCAGCAGCCGCGAGCACATCGAACGCGCCGCGCACGACTCGCGCGTGGCGCTGGTCGTCGAGCCGCCGGTCGCGGACACCCACGCCCTGAAGACCGGGCGCAAGGGCACCGGAAGCTACGTCCTGACCTTCACCGGCGCCGCCAGCCACGCCGGGAACAAGCCAGAGGAGGGCGCCAGTGCCATCACGGCCGCCGCGCAGGCCACGCTGGAGCTTCAGGCCCTCGCCAGTCCCCAGGACGGCACCACCCTCAGCGTCGGCCTGATCCGGGGCGGCAGCGCCGTGAACGTCATTCCCGCGCACGCCGCGCTGGAGATCGACTTGCGCGTCAGTACCCTGGCCGAGGCTGAGCGGATCGACGCGGCCGTGCACGCCTGGCAGCCCCGCGACGCCCGCGTGACCGTGCAGGTCACGGGCGGCCTCAACCGTCCCCCCTTCGAGCGGGGAGAGGGCACCCTGGCCCTCTACGAGCAGGCCCGCGCCGTGGCGCAGGCATTGGGCTTCGACCTGACCCACGCCGTCGTGGGCGGCGGCAGCGACGGGAACTTCACCGCGCCGATCATCCCCACCCTGGACGGGCTGGGCGCGCCCGGCGACGGTGCCCACGCCCAGCATGAACACGTCCGCCTGGACCGCTGGCCCGACCACGTGCGCCTGCTGACCGAACTCCTGCGCCGCGTCTGA
- a CDS encoding DUF1801 domain-containing protein translates to MTRPDPVTERIEALGDWRGETLRRVRALIRAALPGVQESVKWAKATSPGVPVWEHAGVLCTGESYARAVKLTFPRGASLPDPAGLFNASLEGSARRAIDLPEGAVLDEAAFRELIRAAAAANEHARAAKRDGRAPS, encoded by the coding sequence GTGACCCGCCCCGATCCCGTGACCGAGCGGATCGAGGCCCTGGGGGACTGGCGGGGCGAGACGCTGCGCCGGGTGCGCGCCCTGATCCGGGCGGCGCTGCCGGGCGTGCAGGAGAGCGTGAAGTGGGCCAAGGCGACCTCGCCGGGCGTGCCGGTGTGGGAACACGCGGGCGTGCTGTGCACCGGCGAGTCCTACGCGCGGGCGGTGAAGCTCACGTTCCCGCGCGGGGCCTCGCTGCCCGACCCGGCCGGGCTGTTCAACGCCAGTCTGGAGGGCAGCGCCCGCCGCGCCATTGACCTGCCCGAGGGGGCCGTGCTGGATGAGGCGGCCTTCCGTGAGCTGATCCGCGCGGCGGCTGCCGCGAACGAGCACGCACGGGCAGCGAAACGGGACGGCCGCGCGCCCAGCTGA
- a CDS encoding PIG-L deacetylase family protein — protein sequence MSDGLKLLLIVPHPDDEVYGASGTLMGHLEAGSACGLVTLTRGEAGRTLGLCDTPEELARMREVELAACLEVIGLTTPEAQAGGSVFEHHRFPDKYLKDQPLEALTEVAREAMVRLRPEVVLTFPPNGSNGHPDHVTTHRAVKAAWDALPQGERPRLWYYASDTAPENEALRAEWLPPNVRHDVTPFIVRKLQAIACHRTQALSTVDFIRKFPQRVTEETFHEVR from the coding sequence ATGAGTGACGGACTGAAACTGCTGCTGATCGTGCCGCACCCGGACGACGAGGTGTACGGCGCGTCCGGCACCCTGATGGGCCACCTGGAGGCCGGGTCGGCCTGCGGGCTGGTGACGCTGACGCGCGGCGAGGCGGGGCGCACGCTGGGCCTGTGCGACACGCCCGAGGAGCTGGCGCGGATGCGCGAGGTGGAACTCGCCGCGTGCCTGGAGGTCATCGGGCTGACCACGCCCGAGGCGCAGGCGGGCGGGAGTGTCTTCGAGCACCACCGTTTCCCGGACAAGTACCTGAAAGATCAGCCCCTGGAGGCCCTGACCGAGGTGGCGCGCGAGGCGATGGTGCGCCTGCGGCCCGAGGTGGTGCTGACCTTCCCGCCGAACGGCAGCAATGGACACCCGGACCACGTGACCACGCACCGCGCCGTGAAGGCCGCCTGGGACGCCCTGCCGCAGGGCGAGCGGCCCCGGCTGTGGTACTACGCGTCGGACACGGCCCCGGAGAACGAGGCGCTGCGCGCCGAGTGGCTGCCGCCGAACGTCCGCCACGACGTGACGCCCTTCATCGTGCGTAAGCTCCAGGCCATCGCCTGCCACCGCACGCAGGCGCTGAGCACCGTGGACTTCATCCGCAAGTTCCCGCAGCGCGTGACCGAGGAGACCTTCCACGAGGTGAGGTAG
- a CDS encoding arginase, whose translation MLLSIDWDAFSGTRELVFDAPVWGTRDLDHDRYGAWVDRAQRRGGAGAGDWAALDADFPLYPGWEALRAYAGVPAFVTLSHADAWTWLERYPGLDVLNLDSHHDLASRSGDPTRVRPGNWAGLGLTRGLIRTVTTLYPDWHAALPVAEGFDLDRTREELRPLLPPSSWHR comes from the coding sequence GTGCTGCTGAGTATCGACTGGGACGCCTTCTCGGGTACGCGGGAACTGGTGTTCGACGCGCCCGTCTGGGGCACGCGCGACCTCGACCATGACCGGTACGGCGCGTGGGTGGACCGCGCGCAGCGGCGGGGCGGTGCCGGGGCAGGGGACTGGGCGGCGCTCGACGCGGACTTTCCGCTCTACCCCGGCTGGGAGGCCCTGCGCGCGTATGCGGGCGTGCCGGCGTTCGTGACCCTCAGCCACGCGGACGCCTGGACGTGGCTGGAACGGTACCCGGGGCTGGACGTCCTGAACCTCGACTCGCACCATGACCTCGCCAGCCGCAGCGGCGACCCCACGCGGGTTCGGCCCGGCAACTGGGCGGGGCTGGGACTGACCCGCGGCCTGATCCGCACCGTCACGACCCTCTACCCCGACTGGCACGCGGCGCTGCCCGTCGCGGAGGGCTTCGACCTGGACCGCACCCGCGAGGAACTGCGGCCCCTGTTGCCCCCGAGCAGCTGGCACAGGTGA
- a CDS encoding GNAT family N-acetyltransferase, protein MSASSVTPTFTVRAATDADHAALAELMTAVNPRHPLSVTALEHHLHSLRTHPLGLHVALWVADRAGEVLGVASAMQFGGMFHPDRYHAEVGVHPGHRRQGVGAALAGTLSAHLEARGAREVLAGAYEDDPRSLHFLETRGFTEVMRFFDNVLDMADFDADAWAARAPAPAGVRIVSYADLSAELGEDAARDAYYRGYLAARADVPRAAPATPVSPEDFRQRLASPRFLPRGTLLAVTPGGAVAALSELEQEDDQPGRLNTGLTGTHRDWRRRGLALALKVAALRVARDLGAREVWTGNATTNRPMLLLNERLGFRPRVAWVEMKRGGLTE, encoded by the coding sequence GTGAGCGCCTCTTCCGTCACGCCGACCTTCACCGTGCGCGCCGCCACGGACGCCGATCACGCGGCGCTGGCCGAGCTGATGACGGCCGTGAACCCCCGGCACCCCCTGAGCGTCACGGCGCTGGAACACCACCTGCACTCGCTGCGCACCCACCCGCTGGGGCTGCACGTGGCGCTGTGGGTGGCCGACCGCGCGGGCGAGGTGCTGGGCGTGGCGTCGGCCATGCAGTTCGGCGGGATGTTCCACCCGGACCGCTACCACGCCGAGGTCGGCGTGCACCCCGGGCACCGGCGGCAGGGCGTGGGCGCGGCGCTGGCCGGGACGCTCAGCGCGCACCTGGAGGCGCGGGGCGCGCGCGAGGTGCTGGCCGGCGCGTACGAGGACGACCCGCGCAGCCTGCACTTCCTGGAAACGCGGGGCTTTACCGAGGTAATGCGCTTTTTCGACAACGTGCTGGACATGGCAGACTTCGACGCGGACGCCTGGGCCGCCCGCGCGCCCGCGCCGGCCGGGGTGCGGATCGTCAGCTACGCCGACCTGAGCGCCGAACTGGGCGAGGACGCCGCGCGGGATGCGTACTACCGCGGTTACCTGGCCGCCCGGGCCGATGTGCCGCGCGCGGCGCCCGCCACACCGGTCAGCCCCGAGGACTTCCGGCAGCGGCTGGCGTCCCCGCGCTTCCTGCCGCGCGGCACGCTGCTGGCCGTCACGCCAGGCGGCGCGGTCGCCGCGCTGTCTGAACTGGAACAGGAGGACGACCAGCCGGGCCGGCTGAACACCGGCCTGACCGGCACGCACCGCGACTGGCGGCGCCGGGGGCTGGCGCTGGCCCTGAAGGTGGCCGCGCTGCGCGTGGCGCGCGACCTGGGCGCGCGGGAGGTCTGGACGGGGAACGCCACCACGAACCGGCCCATGCTGCTCCTGAACGAGCGCCTGGGCTTCCGGCCGCGCGTGGCGTGGGTCGAGATGAAACGCGGGGGTCTGACAGAATGA
- a CDS encoding VUT family protein produces the protein MTHAPKAALPLLLIALYALSILLANLTLNTFIPLPVYGLLSVGTIFFAAVFTLRDRIHRAGGLNAVYLAIAAALVVNTVVALLTGTPWRFVGASFLAILAGELADTAVYQRLIQRSWWTRVLASNAVSVPLDSVLFNLLAFWGDMPPSQIAQIIFADILAKYLIAALFAFRVRHAARAA, from the coding sequence ATGACCCATGCACCCAAGGCGGCGCTGCCGCTGCTGCTGATCGCCCTGTACGCCCTGAGCATCCTGCTGGCGAACCTGACGCTCAATACCTTCATTCCGCTGCCGGTGTACGGCCTGCTGAGCGTCGGCACGATCTTCTTCGCCGCCGTGTTCACCCTGCGTGACCGCATTCACCGCGCGGGCGGCCTGAACGCGGTGTACCTCGCCATTGCCGCCGCGCTGGTCGTGAACACGGTCGTGGCGCTGCTGACCGGCACGCCCTGGCGCTTCGTGGGCGCCAGCTTCCTGGCGATCCTGGCCGGCGAACTGGCTGACACCGCCGTGTACCAGCGCCTGATCCAGCGCAGCTGGTGGACGCGCGTGCTGGCCAGCAACGCCGTGAGCGTGCCGCTAGACAGCGTGCTGTTCAACCTGCTGGCCTTCTGGGGCGACATGCCGCCCTCGCAGATCGCGCAGATCATCTTCGCGGACATCCTCGCGAAGTACCTGATCGCCGCGCTGTTCGCCTTCCGCGTGCGGCACGCGGCCCGCGCGGCCTGA
- a CDS encoding GNAT family N-acetyltransferase, translating to MTAPQPFTLREPRKPDDFPGVAAVLNAADPDWPVTPDLLRVWDAAHDPGLYRLELVAEQAGRIVGVGQIGHDDFAFEEWRYFGGITVHPDARGQGVGTALYGALMDVLRGRGAQDIRTMLSDQDRDAPGRAFLAARGYVRTWDRYESRLHTADADLGAFDDLMTAVAQGGVQLRSVADLAGDPARDRRLWELDWRLFQDVPMGQALTRRPFEAWVKQELDDPTFSHELSFVAVRPDVDDPQTGPYVGYSTLMRNPAGFYVIGMTGVRREDRGRGVAKALKVAAMRALAAAGGGEIRTFNDPPNKAMLGMNRALGFRRGPTRSRYELHLDPVTGERRPVPVPEELA from the coding sequence ATGACCGCCCCACAGCCCTTCACGCTGCGCGAACCGCGCAAACCCGACGATTTTCCCGGTGTGGCGGCGGTCCTGAACGCCGCCGATCCCGACTGGCCGGTCACGCCGGACCTCCTGCGCGTGTGGGACGCCGCGCACGACCCGGGCCTGTACCGCCTGGAACTGGTGGCCGAGCAGGCGGGCCGCATCGTGGGCGTGGGGCAGATCGGGCATGACGATTTCGCCTTCGAGGAGTGGCGCTACTTCGGCGGGATCACCGTTCACCCGGACGCCCGTGGGCAGGGCGTCGGAACGGCGCTGTACGGCGCGCTGATGGATGTCCTGCGGGGTCGGGGCGCGCAGGACATCCGCACCATGCTCAGCGATCAGGACCGCGACGCGCCGGGCCGGGCGTTCCTGGCCGCGCGGGGCTACGTGCGCACCTGGGACCGCTACGAGTCGCGCCTGCACACGGCCGACGCCGACCTGGGCGCGTTCGACGACCTGATGACCGCCGTGGCGCAGGGCGGGGTGCAGCTGCGCTCGGTGGCGGACTTGGCGGGCGACCCGGCGCGCGACCGGCGCCTGTGGGAGCTCGACTGGCGCCTCTTCCAGGACGTGCCGATGGGTCAGGCCCTCACCCGGCGGCCCTTCGAGGCGTGGGTGAAGCAGGAACTGGACGACCCGACCTTCAGCCACGAGCTGTCCTTCGTGGCGGTGCGCCCGGACGTGGACGACCCGCAGACCGGCCCGTACGTGGGGTACAGCACGCTGATGCGCAACCCGGCCGGCTTCTACGTCATCGGCATGACCGGCGTGCGCCGCGAGGACCGTGGGCGGGGCGTGGCGAAGGCCCTGAAGGTGGCCGCGATGCGCGCCCTGGCCGCCGCCGGGGGCGGCGAGATCCGCACGTTCAACGACCCGCCCAACAAGGCGATGCTGGGCATGAACCGCGCGCTGGGCTTCCGGCGCGGCCCGACCCGCAGCCGCTACGAACTGCACCTGGACCCCGTGACGGGCGAGCGCCGCCCGGTGCCGGTGCCCGAGGAGCTGGCGTGA
- a CDS encoding putative bifunctional diguanylate cyclase/phosphodiesterase, whose translation MGAPPTVQADMEDGDATQPDLLAAWRRLLLWGLPAVQGAVVLALLLGRGDTWDRLVDPWLYLTISLVLTGSWLAVLSGRGSLRQITVLLTAGSALFLNAKLLLLAALLPDPGALLPELLETLVWLPAVITWTMLTDLARPVRRILNWMMAGVVTLSAVVAVRPLLIGHPLDMAALRALLQINLSALVSLYGASFFLRRSDLLGRAQGEQQVLRQLVYTDLLTGLPGRVRLSEQLRTLTGQGRPFAVLFVDVDAFKVVNDTLGHAVGDELLCVVAQELQRLAPQGSFVYRLSGDEFVVLLPQANDRAAQWEAQRLLQLVPVRPSLQVGMDITLSIGVSVYPDDATDAETLLRHADSAVYAVKRAGRRQVRRYQPQQDAATERFQVLARDLSLALSRRELSLHYQPVFCLREMRPVKAEALLRWRHPQLGMVSPGEFIPVAERVGLIAPIGAWVLRAACREALRWDDVTVSVNVSAVQLLQAEFPQVVRSALKDTGLSARRLELELTETAALYEDDRAAWVLHELRLLGVGLSIDDFGSGYSNLSRLRALPITGVKLDRSCIEGLPDGPGGAFARALLEAVMGLTRYLPLDLTVEGIESAAQLAALQELDCPLGQGHGLSRPLTDTEFLALLRGGSGTLPLHGRPAH comes from the coding sequence GTGGGCGCCCCGCCTACCGTACAGGCCGACATGGAGGACGGCGACGCCACACAACCTGACCTGCTGGCCGCGTGGCGTCGCCTGCTGCTGTGGGGGCTCCCCGCGGTGCAGGGGGCCGTGGTGCTGGCGCTGCTGCTGGGGCGCGGCGACACCTGGGACCGGCTGGTGGACCCGTGGCTGTATCTGACCATCAGTCTCGTCCTGACCGGCAGCTGGCTGGCCGTCCTGAGTGGTCGGGGGTCCCTGCGGCAGATCACGGTGCTGCTCACGGCCGGCAGCGCGCTGTTCCTGAATGCCAAGCTGCTGCTGCTCGCCGCGCTGCTGCCGGACCCGGGCGCCCTGCTGCCGGAACTGCTCGAGACCCTGGTCTGGCTGCCGGCCGTGATCACCTGGACGATGCTGACGGACCTGGCCCGGCCGGTGCGGCGCATCCTGAACTGGATGATGGCGGGCGTGGTCACGCTCAGCGCCGTGGTGGCCGTGCGGCCCCTGCTGATCGGCCACCCGCTGGACATGGCGGCGCTGCGGGCGCTGCTGCAGATCAACCTGTCGGCACTCGTCAGCCTGTACGGCGCGTCGTTCTTCCTGCGGCGCAGTGACCTGCTGGGCCGGGCGCAGGGCGAGCAGCAGGTGCTGAGGCAGCTGGTGTACACGGATCTGCTCACGGGCCTGCCGGGGCGCGTGCGGCTGTCCGAGCAGTTGCGGACGCTGACCGGCCAGGGCCGGCCGTTCGCGGTGCTGTTCGTGGACGTGGACGCCTTCAAGGTCGTGAACGACACGCTGGGGCACGCGGTGGGGGACGAACTGCTGTGCGTGGTGGCGCAGGAACTGCAGCGGCTGGCGCCGCAGGGCAGTTTCGTGTACCGCCTGAGCGGCGACGAGTTCGTGGTGCTGCTGCCGCAGGCCAACGACCGCGCGGCGCAGTGGGAGGCGCAGCGGCTGCTGCAGCTGGTTCCCGTGCGGCCCAGCCTGCAGGTCGGCATGGACATCACCCTGAGTATCGGCGTGAGCGTGTACCCCGACGACGCCACCGACGCCGAGACGCTGCTGCGGCACGCCGACAGCGCCGTGTACGCCGTGAAACGCGCCGGCCGGCGGCAGGTGCGCCGGTATCAGCCGCAGCAGGACGCCGCCACCGAACGCTTTCAGGTGCTCGCGCGCGACCTGAGTCTGGCCCTGAGCCGCCGGGAGCTGAGCCTGCATTACCAGCCGGTGTTCTGCCTGCGCGAGATGCGGCCCGTGAAGGCCGAGGCGCTGCTGCGCTGGCGGCACCCGCAGCTGGGGATGGTCTCGCCTGGCGAGTTCATCCCGGTGGCCGAACGGGTGGGGCTGATCGCCCCGATCGGCGCGTGGGTGCTGCGCGCCGCGTGCCGTGAGGCGCTGCGCTGGGACGACGTGACGGTCAGCGTGAACGTCAGCGCGGTGCAGCTGTTGCAGGCCGAGTTCCCGCAGGTGGTGCGCAGCGCCCTGAAGGACACGGGCCTGAGCGCGCGGCGGCTGGAACTCGAACTGACCGAGACGGCGGCGCTGTACGAGGATGACCGCGCCGCGTGGGTCCTGCACGAACTGCGCCTGCTGGGGGTGGGGCTGAGCATCGACGATTTCGGCTCCGGCTACTCGAACCTGTCGCGCCTGCGGGCCCTGCCGATCACCGGCGTGAAGCTCGACCGCTCGTGTATCGAGGGGCTGCCCGACGGACCCGGGGGCGCGTTCGCGCGGGCGCTGCTGGAGGCCGTGATGGGCCTGACCCGTTACCTCCCGCTGGACCTGACCGTCGAGGGGATCGAGTCGGCGGCGCAATTGGCGGCCCTTCAGGAACTGGACTGCCCGCTGGGACAGGGGCATGGCCTCTCCCGTCCCCTCACCGACACCGAGTTCCTGGCGCTGCTGCGCGGCGGGTCCGGGACTCTGCCCCTGCACGGACGGCCCGCGCACTGA